One Xenopus tropicalis strain Nigerian chromosome 8, UCB_Xtro_10.0, whole genome shotgun sequence genomic window carries:
- the spry3 gene encoding protein sprouty homolog 3, translating into MDISTADIQQVLSIDQIRSIRANNDYVERPTVSFTQTWSNPSLSQHSAKQEWPHDHLVSFNHQDLHRSQSHQHQSQHVYHDLSHSSTISSVSRSTTASDQRLLAGITPSNSGHSFMRTQPKDGDMKQDEFIKRIMDTTDVYGHNKICEECGRCKCNECAQVRNLPSCWVCNDRCICSAENVIDYGTCLCCIKGLFYHCSTDDEDNCADDPCSCSQGSCCARWAAMSLLSFFMPCLCCYLPAKGCLKLCQKAYDRVKRPGCRCENHTNTVCRKISSSSGTPFPRPFDKPV; encoded by the coding sequence ATGGATATTTCAACTGCAGATATCCAACAGGTCCTTTCCATTGACCAAATACGTTCCATCAGAGCCAACAATGATTATGTGGAGAGACCTACAGTTTCATTTACGCAAACCTGGTCAAACCCTTCTCTTTCACAGCACAGTGCAAAACAAGAGTGGCCTCATGATCATTTGGTGTCTTTCAATCACCAGGATCTACACCGCAGCCAAAGTCATCAACATCAATCGCAACATGTTTATCATGATCTAAGCCATTCCAGTACAATAAGTTCAGTTTCTCGGAGCACCACTGCTTCAGATCAACGACTTTTAGCCGGAATCACCCCATCTAATTCTGGCCACTCATTTATGAGGACACAGCCAAAAGATGGTGACATGAAGCAAGATGAATTTATTAAAAGAATAATGGATACGACTGATGTATATGGCCATAACAAAATCTGTGAAGAATGCGGGCGTTGCAAATGTAATGAATGTGCACAGGTTAGAAATCTCCCTTCCTGCTGGGTTTGTAATGATAGGTGCATTTGTTCTGCAGAAAATGTCATCGATTATGGGACTTGTCTTTGTTGCATTAAAGGCCTGTTCTACCATTGCTCTACTGATGATGAGGATAACTGTGCTGATGACCCCTGTTCCTGTAGTCAGGGATCCTGCTGTGCCCGATGGGCAGCCATGAGCCTCCTTTCATTCTTCATGCCCTGTCTATGCTGCTATCTTCCTGCCAAGGGTTGCCTGAAGCTATGTCAGAAGGCTTATGATAGGGTAAAAAGACCTGGCTGTCGATGTGAGAATCATACTAACACTGTCTGCAGGAAAATATCCTCATCAAGTGGCACACCATTCCCAAGGCCTTTTGATAAGCCTGTATGA